The Sphingobium sp. JS3065 genome includes a region encoding these proteins:
- a CDS encoding type II toxin-antitoxin system PrlF family antitoxin: MPALLEEISTITAKGQTTIPKSVRQALGVDYGGKIAFRVDEHGVSVHRADAEHDDPAIDSFLSFLAEDIKRRPEALSALSPALAERIAALTEGVKVDLDAPIDGDVDL; this comes from the coding sequence ATGCCCGCGTTGCTCGAAGAAATCAGCACCATCACCGCCAAGGGTCAGACGACGATTCCGAAGTCCGTCCGCCAGGCGCTCGGTGTCGATTACGGCGGCAAGATCGCCTTTCGCGTCGATGAGCATGGCGTGTCGGTGCATCGCGCGGACGCCGAGCATGACGATCCGGCGATCGACAGCTTTCTGTCGTTCCTGGCCGAGGACATTAAACGCCGGCCCGAGGCGCTGAGCGCGCTGTCCCCCGCGCTCGCCGAACGCATCGCGGCGCTGACCGAGGGCGTTAAGGTCGATCTCGATGCGCCGATCGACGGCGATGTCGATCTCTGA
- the qatA gene encoding Qat anti-phage system ATPase QatA: MILTDNETKVDLLNNEAIAKTIIELLREKPERAVTIGVHGDWGAGKSSILEMIENGLSSDEDVLCIKFNGWRFQGFEDAKIALIEGIVTGLIEKRPLLTQAGMAAKDIFRRIDWLKIARHGGGLAFTAFTGIPTADQVGAVVGTLKGIFADPSKLATQENYDKAIDGVQGLLKPGESKNVPEEIEAFRKAFDDLLKQAGIQQLIVLIDDLDRCLPDTAIETLEAVRLFVFTARTAFIVAADEAMIEYSVRKHFPELPDTTGPRDYARNYLEKLIQIPFRIPALGETETRIYVTLLLIGAELGEDDPAYSALITVAGELLKRPWKTAGLDAQTVKTALGDKAGQVQNALTLSDQIGPILASGTQGNPRQIKRFLNTLLLRHQTALARGFGDEVKLPVLAKLMLAERFLSRLFDQIASAAARDPDGRCVDLAALEAVASEEKPAPKAKRAGPKISSTDDTKPIAVPDSKDSAILTEWKAADAIRAWARLSPALAEVDLRPYLFVTKDRKDYFGAASVLGRLAAVVEKLLGPKLAVQAFEGDLKQLVPAEAAQVFEELRGRVMGGDAFETTPPGIDGLAVLVRAHPTLQANLLDLLEAVPADRCGPWPASGWEGIIKDSDAVARFEKLLQGWSTSQSSFLKTTASAALRTRKGGR; this comes from the coding sequence ATGATTCTCACTGACAATGAGACAAAGGTTGATCTCCTCAACAATGAGGCGATCGCCAAGACCATCATCGAGCTGCTGCGCGAAAAGCCCGAGCGCGCCGTGACGATCGGCGTTCATGGTGACTGGGGTGCGGGAAAGTCCAGCATCCTCGAAATGATCGAGAACGGCCTCAGTTCTGATGAGGACGTGCTCTGCATCAAATTCAACGGCTGGCGCTTTCAGGGATTCGAAGACGCCAAGATCGCGTTGATCGAGGGCATCGTCACCGGGCTTATCGAAAAGCGCCCATTGCTCACCCAGGCCGGTATGGCCGCGAAAGACATCTTCCGGCGGATCGACTGGCTCAAGATCGCGCGGCACGGGGGCGGTCTCGCTTTCACCGCGTTCACCGGCATCCCCACGGCCGATCAGGTCGGCGCGGTGGTCGGCACCTTGAAGGGTATCTTCGCCGATCCCTCGAAACTCGCCACGCAGGAGAATTACGACAAAGCCATCGACGGCGTGCAGGGGCTGCTGAAACCCGGAGAGTCGAAGAATGTGCCGGAGGAGATCGAGGCGTTCCGGAAAGCTTTTGACGATCTGCTCAAGCAGGCGGGCATCCAGCAACTGATCGTCCTCATCGACGATCTCGACCGCTGCCTGCCGGACACGGCGATCGAAACGCTCGAAGCCGTCCGGCTGTTCGTCTTCACCGCCCGCACCGCGTTCATCGTCGCGGCCGACGAGGCGATGATCGAATATTCGGTGCGCAAACATTTCCCCGAGCTGCCGGACACGACCGGACCCCGCGACTATGCGCGCAACTATCTCGAAAAGCTGATCCAGATTCCGTTCCGGATTCCGGCCTTGGGCGAGACCGAAACTCGCATCTACGTCACCCTGTTGCTCATCGGCGCCGAGCTGGGCGAGGACGATCCCGCGTACTCCGCGCTCATCACCGTCGCGGGAGAATTGCTCAAACGGCCCTGGAAGACGGCCGGGCTCGACGCGCAGACGGTCAAGACCGCCTTGGGCGACAAAGCCGGCCAGGTCCAGAACGCGCTCACCTTGAGCGACCAGATCGGTCCGATCCTGGCCAGCGGCACTCAGGGCAATCCGCGGCAGATCAAGCGCTTCCTGAACACCCTGCTGCTGCGCCATCAGACCGCGCTCGCCCGCGGTTTCGGAGATGAGGTGAAGCTGCCCGTCCTGGCGAAGCTCATGCTGGCCGAACGGTTCCTCTCCAGATTGTTCGACCAGATCGCCAGCGCCGCCGCCCGTGATCCGGACGGACGCTGCGTAGATTTGGCGGCGCTTGAAGCCGTCGCGTCGGAGGAGAAGCCAGCCCCCAAAGCGAAGCGGGCCGGGCCGAAGATCAGTTCCACGGATGACACCAAGCCGATCGCCGTGCCGGACTCCAAGGACAGCGCCATCCTGACGGAATGGAAGGCGGCCGACGCGATACGGGCCTGGGCGCGGCTGTCGCCGGCGTTGGCCGAAGTCGATCTGCGCCCCTATCTGTTCGTGACCAAGGATCGAAAGGACTATTTCGGCGCGGCCTCCGTCCTCGGCCGTCTCGCCGCTGTGGTTGAGAAGCTGCTCGGCCCAAAACTCGCTGTCCAGGCGTTCGAAGGCGACCTCAAGCAGCTCGTTCCGGCCGAGGCCGCGCAGGTCTTCGAGGAACTGCGCGGACGCGTCATGGGTGGCGACGCCTTCGAGACGACGCCGCCCGGCATTGATGGGCTCGCCGTGCTGGTTCGCGCCCATCCCACATTGCAAGCCAATCTTCTCGACCTGCTTGAAGCCGTGCCAGCCGATCGGTGCGGGCCGTGGCCCGCGTCAGGTTGGGAGGGAATCATCAAGGATTCCGACGCCGTGGCGCGCTTCGAGAAGCTACTCCAGGGATGGTCCACGTCCCAATCTTCCTTCCTGAAGACGACGGCCAGCGCCGCGCTTCGCACTCGAAAAGGCGGGCGCTGA
- the qatB gene encoding Qat anti-phage system associated protein QatB, whose translation MGTSNAYGGAGGGTPLIPSWLQGDGDGGAGAGSGDGDGAQPPSPDGSPPAVPPAPAPRPAAPAGASDRFTSARNNFTRFASSGGSDRRSLGRAVSQYVSKSAGGSRQAAQRMGSSRGAGAGLVRFLNDASANGVREALRTLNLESLAGRPIEEVFAGLADYICPEGGSIDEGIARDAFVETIADLAGAGITDIDALTPGQIQTVFEVYATHAIEARICNDIGTKVVTLPADPRAAERVQSQLRDFIQRGVSDAINAAGVNIQSLTPDAVMGFVTNVYQSAFDVLQTMGDGEAAK comes from the coding sequence ATGGGAACGTCGAACGCTTATGGGGGTGCAGGTGGCGGCACGCCGCTGATCCCGAGTTGGTTGCAGGGCGACGGTGACGGCGGGGCCGGTGCGGGCTCGGGTGATGGTGACGGGGCACAACCCCCGTCACCTGATGGATCGCCTCCAGCAGTTCCTCCAGCACCAGCGCCGCGGCCGGCCGCGCCGGCCGGGGCATCGGATCGGTTCACATCGGCCCGGAACAATTTCACGCGCTTCGCAAGTTCGGGCGGAAGCGACCGCAGGAGCCTCGGCCGCGCGGTCTCGCAATATGTGTCCAAATCGGCGGGCGGCTCACGCCAGGCCGCGCAGCGCATGGGCTCATCGCGGGGCGCGGGCGCCGGACTGGTCAGGTTCCTCAACGACGCCAGCGCGAATGGCGTTCGCGAAGCGTTGCGAACGCTCAACCTCGAAAGCCTCGCCGGGCGTCCGATCGAGGAAGTGTTCGCGGGACTCGCAGATTACATCTGCCCCGAAGGCGGGTCGATCGACGAGGGCATCGCGCGGGACGCCTTCGTCGAGACCATCGCGGATCTCGCCGGTGCGGGCATTACCGACATCGACGCGCTGACACCCGGTCAAATCCAGACCGTTTTCGAAGTATACGCGACGCACGCGATCGAGGCGCGCATCTGCAACGACATCGGCACCAAGGTCGTAACCTTACCTGCCGACCCACGCGCGGCCGAGAGGGTTCAGTCGCAACTGCGTGATTTCATCCAGCGCGGTGTCAGCGACGCGATCAACGCTGCGGGCGTCAACATACAGTCGCTGACTCCTGACGCGGTGATGGGCTTCGTGACCAACGTCTATCAATCCGCCTTCGACGTGTTGCAGACAATGGGCGATGGGGAGGCAGCGAAATGA